The sequence below is a genomic window from Lycium ferocissimum isolate CSIRO_LF1 chromosome 9, AGI_CSIRO_Lferr_CH_V1, whole genome shotgun sequence.
ATGCGCTTTTCATATCAGTTATAACCAATACGTTTGTTTCTTGTCCTACTTGTACAGGCTCGAAAGGATGTATCTACTATTGAGGATCCTTTTGATGCTCCTACCTACAATATCCCAGAGAAACCGGTGACGTTTACTGAGGGAGCTTCCTATAGTCTTATCATTCTTGCTGGACTTGCAGTTGCTGGTGCTGCTGCATATGGAGTTTTTAAGGAgctcatttttcagccaaaagaGTAAGGGTTGCATTTATGCTCTAAATGGGTTGACAGATAACTTGAGTTCTTGTTTTCAATCTAGTTTAAAGTAATTTTGTGTTGTAGGtacaaaattttcaacaaaGGCCTCGAGAGGGTTCAAAATGATGGTCAAGTATGCCCGTTTCCCCTATTATCCTTATGTGAATTTACTGCCTATAATTTTGAGATAACTTTGGCGGTCTTTTCTGGCTTGTTTAGGTCATAGCACTAAGTGTCTTATTTTGATTCTGGTTATACTTGAACTGATGAGTTGCATGTGTTTGCTATTCGTTACTACAGGTTAAGGCAAGAATTGGATCCCCTGTAACAGGCTATGGATCAGAAAGTAGAAATCGTGCTGCACGCCAACGCGTTCCCAATAGGATATGGACTGATGAAGACGGAGTTGAGCATGTTGAGGTGACTATTTTTTCTTGTGATCCCTATCTTTTGATACTCAAGATGTTGAATACTTACTTAGTGTTACTTCTAATTTCTCCAATCATAAATGATTAAAAACTGAACGTAGGTCAATTTTTACATTCGGGGACCGCATGGAGCTGGCAAGGTTTATACAGAGATGTTTCACGACAAGGTGGATAAGCAGTGGAAGTTCACATATTTGATCGTTGAGATCAAATCACCTTCCCCAACTCAACTGATGCTCGAGTCGTATGTACCTGCTTGAGTATCCACATAAGTAAACTATGTTTTCTGTCTTTGCCATGATCGCGTGGATGCAGTCGATAtgctccaatttttttttttttcaacttgcGTGAGGGCTCTCAAGATGATAGTTCTGATTTCAAGTTCTTTTGGTTGAGCCGTGGACACTGATAACAGTTACCATTGCTGAGAAAGTATTAGAGAGTTTACTTTTTGTGGGTCATAAAAAAGTTGCAAGAAAAGCTGTTTTGGAATGAagtgattctttttgtcatttttatgtctctcttttaaatGGTGTATGTAAACTGCAAGTTtctttcttgatatttttgtcATCCTAAGTTCTACGCCTCGCTATGTGATGATTTACAGTCACCTAAATATCTAAAGTTTGTTTTGGATTATAactttcaaaagtctttttttctttttaaaataacgTGCTAAGTCAAATGGTACcaaataaattgggatggagggaatAGTAATAATACTCCCTTTGTCCTATATTAGTTGTTAAGGTTATtaaaaatatactccctccggttcaaaataagtaacACGCACCATGCAActgaaaaatatatgttttgTGCCAATATTTTCCCCTGATTGTATTCCCATGTCAATtttcccaacaaaaaaaaagggggcaatttgcaggattgtccttcgatgggggtgatctttaatttttgttccttcaaattggtggtctttagtttttgttctCTGTCTTTGCAAATTTTTAAGGCAAATCTTTGCGGTTGTAAtacaaattctgccttaagacaAGGCAAAATTTGGACCTAAAGACAGAAATTCTGCCTTAAAGCTTAAGTAGAATTTGCAAAGGCAGAtagcaaaagttaaagaccaccaatttgaatccacgccaaaaaaagaagaagggctTTTTGTCATGCAGAGATGTTAACTTTCACATAGATGCAAGGTGTtgcaaaaacttttttttgcgcggattgaccttcatttggggtgctctttaatttttgtccttcaaattggtggtctttaagttttacccTTCGTCTAATATCCCGAGATTGTGGGGTTCAAACCCCCGTTCAGTAaccaaaaaactaaaaaataaaaattctcaAGGCAGATGTTTGGATTCACAAGGCAGAACTTTGCAAAATTTTGCCTATACAAATTCTGTCTTAAGGCCAAAATTCTCTCCTTGCGAATCCAAAATCTAccttccgatttttttttttaatttttgactgagcaggAGTTTGAACCGGAAACCAAGTGATTTTTAgcgaaggcaaaaattaaataccaccaatttgagggacaaaaattagaGACCACCCTAGCGAAGGTTAATGCAGCAAATTGTCCTTGCAAAAATGACCAGCTCTGATGATGTAATTTTGAGCCCAAACTCTTTGGATCAGGCCCAATGTAGGTGtgctcatttttcttcaaattgggAGTGGGGACTCATATCCAAATGGTTCGTTGTAGAGAGACAATGCCTATATCGTTACACCTTCACTAAACTACTCATAAGGAATTTCACTAATTTTAGACCGTTGTATTGATGGTTAAGTGGAATTTAATTCGATCATCAGCTCCACTATCATGACAAACTTCTTTGACCTTTCCAATCACCTCCGGACATGCATCAACGAGACTTGTGTTTTGTCCATCACATAGTCTTACGTAAATCACTAAACTACTCGCGAATTTCACTAAGACTTGTGTTTTGATCATTGTCATGACAAACTTCACAACTACCTCCACGTAGTCTTACGAGCGAGACGTAGTTCATAGACAGACGTAGTTCATCGTACATGACTACATGAGTGCCTTCAGTGAAATTGGTAAACGAAATTATTTGACTCTCGTTGGTATGTATTGCAATAGTGAAAATGTAATTTggcttctcttttatttttatttttaaaacgtaACTTTGGAATTCCGTTTCTTTCTCCAATCGGTGTCCAATGTTCATATCGAAGCCCCAACAAATTCAAATTCACGGCATGTGGGTCCAATTGAGGGGAGGTGCCCCCTCTCGGGATTTTTCCCCGtacaaaatttgaattcaagacCTCAGCTTTAGGGATTCTATCCATCTCGCCAATTAAGGAAACAATTTAAGTGATTAACTTGGAAGAAGTTATATAATGGTTTCTGTCTAACTGAatgcttttaatttttgccaAAACTTAAGCATCTGTGTTATCAGCATATTAAAAATCCAATAGGAGAAAACACGAAGAAGGGGATATGCAAGTGTTCATTTGCAAAAATCAAGATTCTTTTTTTCCGTTTTGTTGCTATCACTGAGATATACTAATTTCTACATAGTACTACAGTTAACATCCTAATCagaaattcatttcatttctctgaTAAATTACAGGgcatagaaaagaaaaaaataaataagaaatgaaacAAATACTGCCATTGTATTCAAGAATTCTTtagttttttcttaaaaaatgatGGTGATGGTGACGTGAAGAGGCTTTTGAAAGCACTGAAATGATGGAATGAAAAGCATTTGCTGCAattcttgattttatttgacCCCTTCTTGGTAAAGGCTTTGCGCCCCTAAAACCTTCAATTGCTGCTGTAGATGCTCTAGCAATCTTGTGATTCATGATTTGAATTCAAATGATTTAGTGGAGTGTGATTGAAATTGAAATATGCAAGTTGTGGATATATAGAGACAAAATTGTTGAtggttttggttttgattttggttttgagCGAGGTGGTTCTTTATATAGTAGTGTAAAAACTCAATCCACACCAGGAAAGACAGTTTTGTCTGGGAGAGGTTTATTGCCAAATGATTTTGGATCGGGGCAGAttcaaaaattgaatttgatgaGTTCAATCTTTAATATTCTCGATCGACACTTATATATTATACTTTTGTCGAAATTTAGTGGTCTTTCATAGTAAATACTTACACACACGGAAATTTACAGTAAATCATTTAAACTTACTGGTTGAATAATTATGAGGTGAGAACGTACGTTAATTATCTATGGTTAAGTGCTAATAATTTATGTGCAAATACTTGTCATGCATCTATTAGCTTGGTGTAATTTTATcgttttttacatatatatgtcacATCTATATTTCGTGTTGAAAATATTGATTCAGTTGAATCACTAAACATACCTATACGTAGAGAAGgatccaaaatttgaagtttatagATTGTGAATCTCACTTCTAAAGTAATAGAGTGTACATATTAAATGagcttttaagaaaataaatacaaaatttggataaaattacTGAATTTATTTGAATCAGCAAAAGATAAATACTACATGTAAAATTTAGATTAACATTACTGAATTATGTCAAACCTTGCCTGCAGAATCTGTTTTGACTACTATAGGATAGGGGGTTGGGTGACATGCCAGCAGGATTGTCTGGCTATACAAGATTCCTTTCTCCCCAACTTGTTGCATCTAGAATTtgtcaaattatttatttattcattttgaCCGAATAGCTGAGAACAACTCGTGCATACGAAGCTGTTTTTAGTATACATTATTTTTGGTAATGTTTTACGTAGTATACATTCTGAGTTGTCTGGTTTTCATTTTGCCACATTGTGACACAAAACATGCGGCGGACAGATTGAAATAAAAATCTATCGGTAAGATTTGTTGGTTTCCATTTTCAAGATACTTTTTTGACAGCTAGcttattcaatatatatataaaaaattggtACCTTTAGGCTGTtcgttatattatatatatagtgtgaaaattgaaattgaaacaACCTAGTCATAACTTTATGTTGCTGCACATGGTCAATAAGCTTGTCGCCTATTACCAACAAAGAATTGGTAAAAATATTCAGTCActgaaaaacaaaaatcagtTTCCTATGCGCATGGAAACTTCTCGTGGATTTGAGGGTTCTAAATAGCTGACTTTAGTAGAAAGGTAAAACGTATGTGTAACATAAAAAGGAGAAGATGTGTTATAAGCTTCGAATGAAAGCTCCGGTGAACGGCTACAAAAATAGTATCCTAAGGTAGCGGAATTCCAATGATATCCATGAATATTGATGTAATGACTCCACGTTGTTTTTGACATAGGctcagtaaaattgaattttcaACGCAATTGAATAGGGTATCAGACTTCTATTTGGTTCTTTGAATCCGATGATATAACACGGTTTGATGTGTACTAAAATTGAGAATTCGGGTCAGGTGCCTTGGGTAAGTTTCTTCACCAAGCGTCATCTACCAAGGCTAGGGGTGTTCAAATGAGACCGAAAAACCGATCCGAATCagtaaaccgagtcaaaccgactTAATAAATAGAAAACCGgcttggtttgacttgatttggttttaaattttaaaaaatcgataacatttggtttggtttggtgttaaaccaaaaaacccgaaccaaaatcgaatcaaaccatatatatatatatatatatatatatatatatatttcttcaaaatttgGCTCATTCCAAGTCCAatacaaattcaaataattagaaagaaaagtgtagcccatttaagtttaaggtaaaataaaaagaaatttgctaAATTACTACTAATAAGTTAGCATATTATCCGTAACAaattaaaggaagaaaatggcaattggaatttaaaaagtttgggtaGATGACTTTGTCTTTTCGTTTATCACTTTCCGTTTTAACTTCTGTGCTTTCTTCTTAATGCTTCATAAACACGATCAGCCTAGATAACAAAAATTTCGGAGGAAATTTGCGTAGTATCAAAAGGCTATATATAGGGAGGTAACTAGAATCATGAAAGGTAGATGTTATGTTTTTGTAATTCCTATACTTATAGCCATAGGCCTATACCTAAATAAAGTTAACTCATTAAGAAGATGTATGGATCACGGTGGAGCTGATAGATGAGTAGGCTTCCCCTTTCGATTCACGGAATGTGATCTGGGACACGATGGGAGTTTGCGTGTCTCGGTAGGAAAGAGATCACCGGAGTATAGCACAAGatctaagtatggatactggagttcccttcaaggatatataatattatacgaactaatcctatggtcatgacggtttacgttcatataataagctataaAGCCGTATTTAGTTATCATTTGATTCAAAGGTTTTTTGTATTAATCCATTCTTAAAATCcggaaaaaaaaacacaaaaatcgaaccaaaccgataaaacaGACAAAATCGAAACCGATAGAATTTATAatataatggtttggtttggtttgaatattagaaaaaactgacttaattggtttgatttggtttaaaCCAAAAATTGAGTCAAATcggaccatgaacacccctaaccAAGGCAATAGGAGCACTAACTTTTATTGACTCGGCCAATTATAGTAGaacaatttttgtttttcaaaataatataatactccctcaggataaaaaaaaatgtccactGGACCTTTTTTGTTGagtcaaaaaaagtgtccacttatcaaattaaaaaaaattcatcttattttttcagatttgatCCTATTAAGTGTTGTAAGATCAAATgtcaatgcctatttaattaggatagttcagtcaaattacctatttttatttatgaattaatatttttttaaagaatgtgCAAATGACTAAAGGAacgtttttttttatatctgaAGGGAGTATAACTGTGGTCGCAATCAATGCGACAAGATAATAAGTAGTAGTAAATACAGAGATACTTTATATTCACTGACTTGATGTCTTGAATTCGACAGTGTATGCAAATCTCCATGGTCCATAGCATGTGCAATTCATCAATATTCACATTTAAAATGACCAAGTCTTTGGAACTGAACCgccttaaaatattaaatttaccaAACCCCTGAAATTCATGGCAGATACACGAGTAcacacattaaaaaaaaaaaaaagtaaatatatttggcacAACCACAAATGACATAACTTGGGACAATTTCACCTTTTTAGGAGTATTAATGTAATTTCACATGGCCTTTGAGGGTGTACcagtaaatttttcttttttctattccaTTGATACCCTTCCTGAAAAGTTAGaggaaaaagtcaaaataatttaaattttactctctctttcttcaagaccaTAATTACTTTTTCTTCCCAATAACATTCAACAAGAAAAAACGTGCAATACACCTATTCCAAGTACATCCATTTACCTATTATTGCTTCATTGTGAAGCAAATTAAAACAATAATCTGTTGAAGCCTGCAATAGTGgagtagttttttatttttcatatttcttatggatagtataattatagtaaaaaaaaaaaaagtaagaggaatcaaaaaaaaaaagagtacatatttacatgcctatttttttttgtaaatacgACTCCAAAAATATCTTCATTGGATAAATCAGATAATTATCATATGCAACATATTGTTGACATGTTGAAAAAATTCAAGCTCAATCCAATGGCTAAGgaattttttcttccttcttatAATAATCGTGGTGGTGATCAGATGCTTCTTACTAACTTTATACCGGCTAATAATCGATGGTTTTCAATATAATAGAAGGGTATagatttcgtttttttttttttttttattctgattaaaattcttttttttttttttttttttggaaattgatgtttttgctttttttttttatgggtcGATTCAAAATTGAATTAGTACAAATTAACTAAGATTAGATTAGgattgagtaaaaaaaaaaattgctaagtGTTGATTTAATTTcgtcaatttaaaaaaaatgtatgtaacaagtagtcaacactatggttgggACGAAAAAATGAATCAACTAGATCATAATCTAATCTAAAACCTAACGTTCTCTTCTTTCTCTACACGGCGGCCTGGGGGCGTAGCCATTGCTGCCACAACTAGTTGACTTTAACTGAAACATTAAATTATCACAATTTAGCTAAGATTAGCTataattgagtaacaattagcaaGTTTTGATGTAATTcaataactttttaaaaaaaatgatgtaaCAAGTGTTCAACACTAtcgttgactttaattgaaatataggattgattcaatttagctaagtattatagAAGATTACGTAAAACAAGTTGATAACTATTGAttcaatttcattaatttaaaaaaaaaatggatgtaAGAGTTTGTCAAAACTAtgattgactttaattgaaacattaaaTTATCTCAACTTAGCTAAGTATTAGATAAAATTAAGTAGCAATTAGTAAATTTAGATCTAATTTAATCAATAAAGcagtggatgtaacaagtactCAACACTATGATTGACTTTGATTGGAACATTGAATTGCTTCAATTCACctaagtattatataagattgagtaacaattagcaaattttgatttaattctatcaattttaaaagaaaaaagaaaatgtaattAGTAGTCAGTACTATGCTTCACTTTAACTGAAGCATTGAATTATCTCGattagttaagtattaaatGAAAAAAAGTAACAATGAACAactttagatctaattcaatcattttttttttaaaagagtgaATGTAAAAAGTAGTCAATACTacggttgactttaattgaaacaatgAATTATCTTAATTTAGCTGAGTATTAGATAGAATTGAGTAGCAATTAGTAAGTTtatatctaattcaatcaataaaatagtggatgtaacaagtagtcaatatTATGATtaactttaattgaaatattgaattgcttcaatttagctaagtattatataagattgaataacaattagcaacttttgatttaattcaatcattttttaaaagtagatGTAGCAAGTAGTCAATACTATGactgactttaattgaaacatagaattatctcaattagttaagtattaaaGAAGCGCGAGTAGCAATTAACAAGTTTAGATCTAAAtcaatcaatttaaacaaaaataaaggatgtaacaagtagtcaacccTATGGTCCACTTtcattgaaacattgaattccttcaatttagctaagtattatatatgattGAATAAAAATTTGCAACTtctaatttaattcaatcaatttttaaaaaaagtagatGTAATAAATAGTCAATACTATAGTTGACTTTATGgaacattgaattatctcaattagatAAGTATAAAATAGAATTGAGTAACAATGAccaagtttagatctaattcaatcaatttaaacaaaaaatgtagatgtaacaagtagtcaatactatggttgattttaattgaaatattgaattgcttcaatttagctaagcattatataggattgagtaacaattagcaactcttggtttaattcaatcaattttttttaataaaaaagtaGACGCAACAAGTAGTCAATAtgtggttgactttaattgaaaaattgaattatctcaatcagtcaagtattaaataaaattgagtAACAATTGACAAGTTTTGATCTAATTTAATaactctaaaaaaaataatgaatgtaaCAAGTCGTCAACACTATGATTAactttaattaaaacataaaaattatctcaatttaactaagttcaatagaattgagtagcaattagtaagtttagatataattcaatcaataaaatagtggatgtaacaagtggtcaacactatggttgactttaattgaaacattgaattgctttaatttagctaagtataggattgagtaacaattagcagCTTTTGAgttaattcaatcaattaaaaaaaaaagtagatgtaacaagtagtaAATACGAtcgttgactttaattgaaatacgaattatctcaattagttaATTGTTAAATAGAATTGAGTGACAATTAGCAAGTTCATATCTAATTCattcaatttaaacaaaaatagtggATGTTACGAGAGTTAACACTATGATAATGGTTGACTTTGATTGGAATATTTAATTATCTCAATGGAGGAAAGTATTAGATATGATTGAGTAACAACGAACAAGTTTTGATTTaagtcaattattttttttaaatatggaggtaacaagtagtcaacactatggttgactttaattgcaATGTTAAATTATCTCAGTTTAGTTAAGCATTAGATAGGATTGAATAACAATTagcaagttttgatttaattttttttttttttaaatagacgATGTAACAAGTGGTGTCTCTTCGTAGACATTCGATAAAATTGAAACGATACAAAGAGacgtaacaagtagtcaacgctatggttgactttgattgaagttgaattttctcaatttaGCTAAGCATCAACcattattaataaattttttcccaagtgttgattcaattcaatcatttttttttataaaataagtggatataacaagtagtcaaacactatgattgactttaattgaaatgtTGAATTATCTTAGTTTTTCTAAGAGTTAGATAAATTTGAGTaccaattagcatgttttgatttaattccatcattgtttttttaaaaaggatgTAACAAGCGGTCAACATTATGGTTGGCTCTAattgaaatattaaattatctcaaattagcTAAGTATTAGATATGATTGAGTAATAGTTATCggcttttaatttaattaaatcaactttttaagaaaaataatgaatgtaACAAGTAGTTGACATTGTGATTGGCtttaattaaaacattgaattatctcaatttgtTGAGCATTAGATAGGATTGGATCGAATAAATATTTTGCAAGTGCcgatttaattaaattaatttaagaaagcaaaaaaaaatagtgaatgTAACAATTAGTCAACAATgagttgactttaattgaaacattgaattatctcaatttagctaagtattagatAGAATTGAATAACAATTAGCAAATTTCGATTtacttcaatcaattttttttttttttttttaaaatagcggGTTTAACAAGTAGTCACACTATTGTTGactttgaattaaagatttatTCTAGCAAGAATTTAGATAAGTATTAGATATAGTTGAGGAACAATTAGCAagttttaatttaattcaatcaattttttttaaaaaaagacaaaaactgGATGAAACAAGCAATCAACACTATGATTGACTGTAATTGAAATGTTGAATTACTTCAATTTAGCTAaatattatataggattgagtaaatatttttactaaattttgattcaattcaatcatttttttatataaaataaatgcaatttcGTCAAAAAATTAGACAATTTTTGTATGTAATTTAggacatttttttaatattgtttaaAAGATATTTATAGGGTACATTAACTTGTAGTTTGTATTGATAGACCGTATATATAGGTTGACCAAATAACTAAATTAGGtgtatgtataattttttttaaacaaaccacTAAGTAGACTTAGTGGATATTTTATTAGGAAACCAAACAAAAAGAAACGTAAAACAAAAGAGTCttaaaacaacaaacaaaaacaaatgtcAACTAAGAAGCCTACCAAAAAAACTTTCTAGGTCcatgctatatatgtataaattatataaaaatattagagggagataaatttatgggtTCTAGGTATTGGAAGAATGAAAAGCTTAAGCATATTATTTGTAATAATTGCTTTgtcttgaaggaaaaaaatttggagagaAATACCACTTATTGGAGCCAAATCTTCATTAAGGGTAATTAGGACTTTTTAATAGGGTTGTGCCAAGTTGTGTCATTTTGAGTTGTGCCAAATAGCagcacccaaaaaaaaaaaaatagaaattcttAATGCACTTGACATTTATCCAATTTTCACCCAAATGCAATAACGCAAGTTGTAGTAATTCTTTCTATTATGTCAGTGGAAAGACACGCAAGTTGTAGTAATTCTTTCTATTATGTCAGTGGAAAGACACTCTCTCTCAATGCACTTCACCATTATTCAATTTTCGTTCGCCAAAAGCAGTACCTACTGGCAAGCAATTCTTTTTAGTATTTGTGGAAAGACTTATCTTTTATGGTTGTGCTTCTTTTAATGAATGATTATTGAAGTATTTCCTTATCCACTTTACCAACCCTGGAAGGCTAGAACCAGAAACCAGCCTCTTGTTTTACAGGTTCTCACTCATTTTAACTGCTTCCTGCTACTTACCAAGGTACAtaaatatttcaattatctagcTGTTCACGCTATCCTACAAGTTCAAaagatgggaaaaaaaaaaaaaaaaaagcacaatcCACCGATGCTGCTTGATTTATAAAGAATGATTCTTTTTAAGTTACACCAACTTCCTAAAAAAATGCTACGCcaattacaagaaataaaaGTTTTTCCCACATACATTCAGTGAGAAATTTATATTATAAActatgattttcccacctcattTTTACTGAACCAACTCACTAAGCAGGTTTCCATTGAAACGCTGGAAAACTTCCTATTTATTCCGTGtaaaaacactactatttaggATTTTTCCTATCGACATTCAGTGAGAATAGCCACTGAACATTTTTCAATGAGAAAATAGTATTTTTTAGTAGTGGCCGAGCGTATCACAAAGATATATCACTCTCACACTTCTTGCGGTAAGGCCAATGCACCGGCCAGTCACTGTAGGAATTGTTCGCACAATCCCCGTCTATGTGAGCTTCATAGAACACGGCCTTCCGAAAAAAAAGCATAAATAGGAGGGTTACAGTAGGCTATCATTAAAAAATAGTCAAACCGTATACGAGAATTCGAAACAACTCAAGTTTCATAATGAATTCAAatggtttttctttcttttaaagtATAAGGAATAGCACGCAAAAGACaacttagaaaaaatatattttaatggGCATAAAACTTTGGATCATGTCTCTGTGGATCATAGAAAAAGAAAGCACATAAAACCTAACAAGCAAGCCATGACCAATTCATCCTAATCTTAACCTTCATTAGCTAACAATCTACTCTATTGTATTTAATAAGTGATTAGTAGCCAAATTTTGTATACTTAATTAACTAGTTGGTTAACAAATGTGAATTGCACGGCTTTATTTAACTTCATATATAGTCAactaatgatttgataataaaCACTATCCACATAGGGACTATTTTTGGTCAAGAAAAAATTAGCTGTCATTGCCTCCCTACTGACTTACCTAGTGATGAACCTACTGCTAGAGGTTGCTAATAACTTGTCCGTTTGTCATCAAAACAGCCCTATTATCGTAGCTACATAGAAAGAGGCGCTGTTTCTTGAATTAGCAAGCAATGTTAGTGCTTTATATATAGTCATAGTTCATGCAATTGGCTTGTCAAAACACTAACAATCATCTTGTTTAATTTCTTATCAAAGAAAGCTTCCAGCAAGATGGCCACTAGAATAAATGATGTAGCAGCCACTCCTATGTTATTTGACAAGAATATCAAAGGGCAAAGGCCACTTCCCAAGAGAGGGCAGGTTAAAATGAGGATAGCTGCCATGATGTTGCAGTCGATGGCCGCCATGATCACCATGGCCGCCACTCGACGTTCAAATTCCACCCGCAAATCATAGTCTTGATGAAGAGCTGAGGATGGTCATGTATGGAAAGCATAAATAACCCTCATATGCACGATATAATAATGACAGGAGATTGATCAGTCAGAGTCTAGTGACTTCAACGGCTTTAGAGGGTTTTGTATAGTGTCAATTTcattatttcttgtatttagaCATCCTTCCTTCCTCATC
It includes:
- the LOC132030575 gene encoding probable mitochondrial import inner membrane translocase subunit TIM21, translating into MASRSSTTRLLYILCSSTTKRTQQPPLTAGNLHLRQYTAAGRVREEKEAIWREKVKNIGISRSFSSKASSRSTQKQSEARKDVSTIEDPFDAPTYNIPEKPVTFTEGASYSLIILAGLAVAGAAAYGVFKELIFQPKEYKIFNKGLERVQNDGQVKARIGSPVTGYGSESRNRAARQRVPNRIWTDEDGVEHVEVNFYIRGPHGAGKVYTEMFHDKVDKQWKFTYLIVEIKSPSPTQLMLESYVPA